The DNA segment GGCATGTTCGACAAAGGTCTCAGATGGAATGAACGTTTTAGTGAACAGTCCCAGAGCAGTAAACGCTAGAAAGACTGCAATTTCAAGAATATTAAAGTATCATAAACTATATTGCAGTATATGTGAAAATAACAATGGAGATTGCGTCTTACATGAGGCTGTAATAAAGCTGGGGATAAATTCACAGAAATATGTTGAAAAACCGTATTCCGTTGATGATACTGGACCCTTTTACATCTACGATCCGTCACAATGTATACTTTGTGGAAGATGTGTTGAGGCTTGCCAGGATTTCGCAGTAAATGAGGTAATATGGATTAATTGGGATTTAAATCCTCCTAGAGTAATCTGGGATAACGGAAATCTAATAGGGAATTCCTCATGTGTTAACTGCGGTACTTGTGTAACAGTATGTCCAGTAAACGCTTTAATGGAAAAATCGATGCTAGGAGAGGCTGGATATCTAACATGGATTAACAAAGATTTAAAGAAAAAGGCAATTGAGGCGATAGGAAGAGCTGAGGACAGCTTCAGTCTATTAATGACGTTTAGCGAAATTGAGGCAAAAGCCAGGGAAAGTCAGATAAAGAAGACTAAAACTGTTTGCGTATACTGCGGTGTGGGATGCTCCTTTGAGATATGGACTAAGGGAAGGAAAATACTAAAAGTTGAACCTAAACCAGAATCTCCAGCCAACGGAATTCTAACATGTGTCAAAGGGAAGTTCGGTTGGGATTTCGTTAATAGTCCAGATAGGATAACAAAACCTCTAATAAGGGAAGGAGACCGCTTTAGGGAAGCAAGCTGGGATGAAGCAATAGAATACATAGCTAGGAAGTTAAAGGAAGTTAAGGAAAAATATGGGCCAGATTCCATAGGATTCATAGCCTCAGATAAGATGAGTAACGAAGAGGCTTACTTATTGCAAAAGCTTGCTAGGGCGGTAATAGGTACAAACAACGTAGATAATTCTGCAAGATATTGTCAATCACCGGCCACTGTAGGTCTTTGGAGGACTGTGGGAATAGGAGCGGATTCTGGAACTATAAAGGACATTGCAGAATATTCTGACTTAATAATTATAGTAGGTCACAATACTACTGAAAGTCACCCCGTTGTAGGAAGTAAGATAAAGAGGGCTCAGAAAATTAGGGGGGCTAAGGTAGTTGTAATAGATGTAAGAAAGCATGAAATGGCTGAAAGGGCTAACTTGTTTATAAGACCTAAACCTGGCACGGATGCAGCAATATTGGCTGCCGTTGCTAAATATATTATAGATAAAGGGTGGGAAAATAGGGAGTTCATTGAGAAGAGAGTAAAGGGGTTTGAGGAATTCAAGGAATCCATAAAGGGATTCACATTAGATTATGTTGAAAGTATAAGCGGAGTTCCAAAGGAACAAATAATTAAATTAGCGGAAATGATACATGAAGCTAAAAACGTAGTAATATTATGGGGAATGGGAGTAACGCAACATTTAGGAGGTGCCGATACGTCAACCATAATATCTGACTTATTATTAATAACCGGAAACTACGGAAGGCCAGGGACTGGAGCATATCCTATGAGAGGTCATAATAACGTTCAAGGCGTTAGTGATTTCGGCTGTTTACCTAATTACTTACCTGGATATCAGAAGTTAGATGATGAAAATGTAATAAGGAAATTTGAAGATAGCTGGGGAGTTAAATTAAACAGAAAGCCGGGGTTGCAAATAACCCAAATGATTGAGGGAGTATTAGAGGGTAAAATTCACGCCTTATATATAGTTGGAGAGGATACTGTAATGGTAGACTGCGGAACCCCATTAACTAAACAAGCCTTAGAGAAAGTGGACTTCTTAATAGTTCAAGATATGTTCATGACTGAAACTGCCAAATTAGCTGATGTAATATTACCAGCAGCTGCTAGCCTAGAGAAAGACGGGACTTTCGTAAATACCGAGAGGAGGATTCAGAGATTCTATAAGGCTATGGAAGCATTAGGAGACTCTAAACCTGATTGGGAAATAATCCAAATGATCGCTAATGCATTAGGAGCAAATTGGAACTATAAACACCCATCAGAAATAATGGATGAGATAGCTAAATTATGTCCAATATTTGCTGGAGTTAGCTATTCGAGGTTAGAAGGATTTAATAGTTTATTATGGCCAGTAAATGAAGATGGTACTGACACTCCACTTTTATATGTTAATGCTTTCGCAACAGAAGACGGAAAGGCTATATTATATCCGTTAAGCTGGAAGCCTCCAGAGCTAAGAGATGAGGTTCACAGAGTAATTGTAAACACTGGAAGAGTATTAGAACACTTTCACGTAGGGAATATGACTAGAAGGGTTGAAGAATTGAGGAGAAAGGTTCCGGAAACTTTCGTTGAGGTATCAAAGGAATTAGCTGTAAAGTACTCCATAAAGAATGGGGATCTCGTGCTAGTTAAATCTAAATTTGGAGGAGAAATAAAGGCTAGAGCTATAGTTAGTGATAGGGTTAAAGGTGAGGAAATATTCATACCTCTATTCGCTTCAGATCCGTCTAAAGGCGTTAACAATCTTACTGGCTTAGAAATAGATAAAGCAAGCGGTACCCCTGGATATAAGGACACGCCAGTGGTAATAGAGAAAATAGAGGAAGGAAAGGGAGAAAGTCCATTACCTTTAGATAATTGGAGATTTCATATAAATGAGAGGAGAAGACAATTAGGAATAGAGGTGCAAAAGAAATGGATGAGAGAGGAATTCAGGCCATTGACGGATTAGTTGAACAAATAGTTGAAAGTAAGGATGCTTTAGAGCAATTCTTAAGGCTATTAAACGCATTGCAGAAGACTGGAATACTGCCACTGTTAGTTGGAATAGTAGAAAAACTGGATGAGA comes from the Acidianus infernus genome and includes:
- the fdhF gene encoding formate dehydrogenase subunit alpha — its product is MTVKISIDNRETTANEWETILSVLKRNGVYLPHICYNEGLTPIESCDSCLVEVNGRLVRACSTKVSDGMNVLVNSPRAVNARKTAISRILKYHKLYCSICENNNGDCVLHEAVIKLGINSQKYVEKPYSVDDTGPFYIYDPSQCILCGRCVEACQDFAVNEVIWINWDLNPPRVIWDNGNLIGNSSCVNCGTCVTVCPVNALMEKSMLGEAGYLTWINKDLKKKAIEAIGRAEDSFSLLMTFSEIEAKARESQIKKTKTVCVYCGVGCSFEIWTKGRKILKVEPKPESPANGILTCVKGKFGWDFVNSPDRITKPLIREGDRFREASWDEAIEYIARKLKEVKEKYGPDSIGFIASDKMSNEEAYLLQKLARAVIGTNNVDNSARYCQSPATVGLWRTVGIGADSGTIKDIAEYSDLIIIVGHNTTESHPVVGSKIKRAQKIRGAKVVVIDVRKHEMAERANLFIRPKPGTDAAILAAVAKYIIDKGWENREFIEKRVKGFEEFKESIKGFTLDYVESISGVPKEQIIKLAEMIHEAKNVVILWGMGVTQHLGGADTSTIISDLLLITGNYGRPGTGAYPMRGHNNVQGVSDFGCLPNYLPGYQKLDDENVIRKFEDSWGVKLNRKPGLQITQMIEGVLEGKIHALYIVGEDTVMVDCGTPLTKQALEKVDFLIVQDMFMTETAKLADVILPAAASLEKDGTFVNTERRIQRFYKAMEALGDSKPDWEIIQMIANALGANWNYKHPSEIMDEIAKLCPIFAGVSYSRLEGFNSLLWPVNEDGTDTPLLYVNAFATEDGKAILYPLSWKPPELRDEVHRVIVNTGRVLEHFHVGNMTRRVEELRRKVPETFVEVSKELAVKYSIKNGDLVLVKSKFGGEIKARAIVSDRVKGEEIFIPLFASDPSKGVNNLTGLEIDKASGTPGYKDTPVVIEKIEEGKGESPLPLDNWRFHINERRRQLGIEVQKKWMREEFRPLTD